In Nitrospirota bacterium, one genomic interval encodes:
- the fdhF gene encoding formate dehydrogenase subunit alpha, with the protein MARITIDGKTIEVADSATILQAAKLLNIPIPTLCHHPKLTPFGGCRLCIVEVKGMPKPVTSCTTVVNNGMEITTSSPNLQELRKTVLELILSDHPNDCMICEKAGDCTLQNLAYEYGIRENRYQGERRVYAKRDGNPFIERDLEKCILCGRCVKVCDEIQGVEAIDFGYRGFNSKICTSYEQDLDCEFCGQCVSVCPTGALTGRLWKNKGRKDHQAEVDTVCPYCGTGCNITAHVKDNEILKITAKAATWNEGWLCVKGRFGYRFVNSPERLTQPLIKRHGVFEEASWPEALDHVAKRLSEIKAEHGADAIAGLSSARCTNEENYAFQKLIRAGIGTNNVDHCARLUHSPTVAGLAKIFGSGAMTNSILEIEGMEVIFIIGSNTKETHPVIANRMIKAYRNGAKIIVADPRKIPMVKFADIHLQIRPGSDIALLNSMANVIVSEGLQNEEFIKDKTEGFAAWKKSIETFTPDYAEKITGVPKDDIIRAARVYGASRKAGVFYTMGITQHTCGTDNVTALANLVSLTGNIGREFTGINPLRGQNNVQGSSDAACMPNVYPGYQKVDDPEIRTKFEQAWGVPLSPNVGMMATVMMNEAAAGNLKALYIMGENPIITDPNMHHTINALERLDFLVVQDIFLTDTAKLAEVVLPAGCSFEKNGTFTNTERRVQRIRKAVNPPGEAKDDLWIIAEISKRLGLDMEKSSEKIFDEYRKLWPAIAGISYARLEKRGLCWPCPATDHPGTPYLYKEGFPKGKVPFVPVSYQPPAEVCDKEYPFVLTTGRNLFQYHSGSMTRRVEPIESHAGEPYVEINPFDSRNLGISDGDIIKVRSRRGEIAIKARTTPRVSEGTVFIPMHYREAAANVLTNDALDPQVKIPELKVCAVQIITAAVSAT; encoded by the coding sequence ATGGCAAGGATCACGATTGATGGCAAAACGATTGAAGTGGCTGACTCTGCCACGATACTGCAGGCAGCAAAGCTCCTCAACATTCCCATACCGACACTCTGCCATCATCCCAAGCTTACGCCCTTTGGCGGCTGCAGGCTCTGCATCGTCGAAGTAAAAGGCATGCCGAAACCGGTCACCTCATGCACCACTGTCGTGAACAATGGCATGGAGATTACGACCTCAAGTCCAAACCTGCAGGAATTGAGAAAGACTGTTCTGGAACTTATCCTCTCTGACCACCCCAATGACTGCATGATCTGCGAAAAAGCAGGCGACTGCACACTTCAGAATCTTGCCTATGAGTACGGCATCAGAGAGAACCGCTATCAGGGAGAGAGAAGAGTGTATGCCAAGCGCGACGGCAACCCGTTCATAGAAAGGGACCTCGAAAAATGCATCCTCTGCGGCCGGTGCGTAAAGGTCTGTGATGAAATTCAGGGTGTTGAGGCAATCGACTTTGGGTACCGCGGTTTTAATTCCAAGATATGTACGAGCTATGAGCAGGATCTCGACTGCGAGTTCTGCGGCCAGTGCGTCAGCGTCTGCCCTACCGGGGCGCTCACCGGCAGGCTCTGGAAGAATAAAGGCAGGAAAGACCATCAGGCAGAAGTGGATACAGTCTGCCCGTATTGCGGCACCGGCTGCAATATCACGGCACATGTCAAAGATAACGAGATCCTTAAAATTACCGCAAAAGCGGCGACATGGAACGAAGGCTGGCTCTGCGTCAAGGGGAGGTTCGGATACCGGTTTGTGAACAGCCCGGAGCGTCTGACCCAGCCGCTGATAAAGAGGCACGGCGTCTTCGAAGAGGCCTCATGGCCCGAGGCCCTTGATCACGTTGCAAAGCGGCTCTCAGAAATAAAGGCAGAGCACGGCGCTGATGCCATTGCAGGCCTTTCCTCTGCACGCTGCACCAATGAGGAGAACTATGCATTCCAGAAACTCATCAGGGCAGGCATCGGCACCAATAACGTAGATCACTGCGCCCGACTTTGACACTCCCCCACGGTGGCCGGTCTGGCCAAAATATTCGGTTCAGGGGCAATGACGAACTCTATCCTGGAGATCGAAGGCATGGAGGTGATCTTTATCATCGGCTCCAATACCAAGGAAACGCACCCTGTCATCGCAAACCGCATGATCAAGGCCTATCGAAACGGCGCAAAGATTATTGTTGCAGACCCGAGAAAAATCCCGATGGTGAAGTTCGCTGATATTCACCTTCAGATACGGCCGGGCTCTGATATTGCACTCCTCAACAGCATGGCAAATGTTATCGTGAGCGAAGGACTTCAGAACGAAGAATTTATAAAAGATAAAACCGAAGGATTCGCTGCGTGGAAAAAGTCTATCGAGACCTTTACCCCTGACTATGCCGAAAAGATCACCGGCGTCCCAAAGGATGACATCATCAGGGCAGCCCGGGTGTATGGGGCATCGCGCAAAGCAGGGGTCTTCTACACCATGGGGATCACGCAGCATACCTGTGGCACTGACAATGTAACAGCCCTTGCCAATCTTGTTTCCCTTACCGGCAATATCGGCAGGGAATTCACCGGCATCAATCCGCTGCGGGGCCAGAATAATGTTCAGGGCTCCTCCGATGCAGCCTGCATGCCAAATGTCTATCCGGGATATCAGAAAGTCGATGATCCTGAGATCAGGACAAAATTCGAACAGGCCTGGGGAGTTCCTCTTTCTCCCAACGTCGGCATGATGGCGACCGTGATGATGAATGAAGCTGCGGCAGGCAACCTCAAGGCCCTGTACATCATGGGGGAAAACCCGATCATCACGGACCCGAACATGCATCACACGATCAACGCGCTGGAACGCCTCGATTTTCTGGTAGTCCAGGACATTTTTTTGACTGATACGGCAAAGCTTGCAGAGGTAGTGCTGCCGGCGGGCTGTTCGTTCGAAAAAAATGGCACCTTCACCAATACTGAACGGAGAGTCCAGAGGATACGCAAGGCAGTCAATCCGCCTGGCGAGGCAAAGGATGATTTATGGATCATTGCAGAGATTTCGAAACGGCTCGGCCTTGACATGGAAAAATCATCCGAAAAAATATTTGACGAATACCGTAAGCTATGGCCTGCAATCGCCGGCATATCCTATGCACGACTTGAAAAGCGCGGTCTCTGCTGGCCCTGCCCTGCAACAGACCACCCAGGCACACCCTATCTTTATAAAGAGGGATTCCCTAAGGGCAAAGTTCCCTTTGTGCCTGTTTCATATCAGCCGCCTGCAGAGGTTTGTGATAAAGAATATCCATTTGTCCTGACAACAGGGCGCAATCTGTTTCAGTATCATTCCGGCTCCATGACGCGGCGCGTTGAGCCGATAGAGTCTCATGCCGGTGAACCATATGTGGAAATAAATCCCTTTGACAGCAGGAACCTTGGAATCAGCGACGGAGATATTATCAAGGTGCGGTCACGCAGAGGCGAGATTGCCATTAAGGCGCGGACAACCCCAAGGGTGTCGGAAGGAACAGTTTTCATCCCTATGCATTACCGGGAGGCTGCTGCCAATGTACTCACCAACGATGCCCTCGATCCCCAGGTAAAGATACCGGAACTGAAGGTCTGTGCAGTGCAGATCATTACCGCAGCTGTATCAGCAACGTAA
- the nuoF gene encoding NADH-quinone oxidoreductase subunit NuoF codes for MTKNKTVINVCMGTGGMASGGAEVLQAFRTELEAAALPAVVKEHCLAHRVGCRGLCAKDVLVDVLTDGTITTYQFIKPDMVPRIVQEHLIGKTPVAEWRVGRDYENFHHKQVKIVLSDCGKIDPEDPDDYHAVGGYGTARDVLTEWLPDEVIEEIKASGLRGRGGAGFPTGLKWELGRKARGDIKYIVCNADEGDPGAFMDRAVIEGNPHAVIEGMIIAAYAIGAHHGYVYIRAEYPLAVERLRLAIDRARRRHFLGKNIFGTTFDFDIQVKLGAGAFVCGEETALIASIEGQRGMPRAKPPFPVNKGLWQRPTVINNVETLANVPYIMRRGYRWYASHGTERSRGTKVFALTGKIKNPGLIEVPMGITLREIIEDIGGGIEGGKKLKAVQTGGPSGGCIPAHMLDINVDYESLARVGSIVGSGGMIVLDEDNCMVNMAKYFIQFTQEESCGKCVPCRIGTKRLLEIMERITKGQGKESDLELLETLSNSIKVTALCGLGQTAPNPVLSTLKYFRDEFAAHIRDKKCPAKDCKDLITYCVIEAACKGCGACLRACPAGAITGEKKQPHRIDPAKCVRCGACFEACKFKSVGRD; via the coding sequence ATGACGAAAAATAAGACCGTTATAAATGTCTGCATGGGTACGGGCGGTATGGCATCCGGGGGTGCCGAAGTCCTGCAGGCATTTCGTACTGAGCTTGAGGCCGCAGCGCTTCCGGCAGTGGTCAAAGAGCATTGTTTGGCCCATCGTGTCGGCTGCCGTGGGCTCTGTGCCAAAGATGTGCTTGTCGATGTTCTGACAGACGGCACAATAACCACCTACCAGTTCATCAAGCCCGACATGGTTCCGAGAATTGTCCAGGAGCATCTTATCGGCAAAACCCCTGTCGCCGAATGGCGGGTCGGCAGAGACTACGAGAACTTTCATCACAAGCAGGTCAAAATCGTTCTATCTGACTGCGGGAAGATTGATCCTGAGGACCCTGATGACTATCATGCAGTCGGAGGATACGGGACTGCCCGTGACGTGCTGACTGAGTGGCTGCCGGATGAAGTTATCGAGGAGATCAAGGCATCGGGACTGAGAGGCCGCGGCGGCGCAGGATTCCCTACCGGGCTCAAGTGGGAACTGGGACGCAAGGCCCGCGGCGATATTAAATATATCGTCTGCAATGCTGATGAGGGCGACCCCGGTGCATTTATGGACCGCGCGGTCATTGAGGGAAATCCCCATGCGGTCATTGAGGGGATGATCATTGCGGCCTATGCCATCGGCGCCCATCACGGGTACGTCTATATCCGGGCTGAATATCCCCTGGCAGTCGAGCGTCTGAGGCTCGCCATAGACAGGGCAAGACGACGCCACTTCCTCGGCAAGAACATCTTTGGGACAACCTTTGACTTTGACATACAGGTCAAACTCGGTGCAGGTGCATTTGTCTGCGGCGAAGAGACAGCGCTCATAGCCTCGATCGAAGGCCAGCGCGGCATGCCCAGAGCCAAGCCGCCGTTCCCGGTCAACAAGGGATTGTGGCAGCGTCCTACGGTCATCAATAACGTCGAAACCCTCGCCAATGTTCCCTATATCATGAGAAGGGGCTATCGGTGGTACGCGTCACATGGAACAGAACGCTCGAGAGGGACAAAGGTCTTTGCCCTGACCGGCAAGATCAAAAACCCGGGACTGATCGAAGTGCCGATGGGGATCACGCTGCGGGAGATCATCGAGGATATCGGCGGAGGCATCGAAGGAGGCAAGAAGCTGAAGGCAGTCCAGACAGGCGGCCCCTCAGGCGGCTGCATTCCTGCTCATATGCTTGATATCAATGTCGATTATGAATCGCTCGCCAGGGTCGGGTCAATCGTCGGCTCAGGAGGAATGATAGTCCTTGACGAAGACAACTGCATGGTGAATATGGCAAAGTACTTTATCCAGTTCACCCAGGAAGAATCCTGCGGCAAGTGCGTTCCATGCAGGATTGGCACCAAGCGGCTTCTCGAGATCATGGAGCGGATAACCAAAGGGCAAGGCAAGGAGAGCGACCTTGAACTGCTTGAGACCCTGAGCAACAGCATCAAGGTCACCGCGCTCTGCGGCCTCGGACAGACTGCCCCCAATCCCGTGCTGAGCACGCTGAAATATTTCAGGGATGAGTTCGCAGCCCATATCCGGGATAAAAAATGTCCTGCAAAGGACTGCAAGGACCTGATAACCTATTGCGTCATTGAAGCTGCATGCAAAGGGTGCGGCGCCTGCCTCAGGGCATGCCCTGCAGGAGCGATCACCGGAGAAAAGAAACAGCCCCACAGGATAGACCCGGCAAAATGCGTCAGATGCGGCGCCTGCTTCGAGGCGTGCAAGTTCAAGTCTGTAGGAAGGGATTAA
- a CDS encoding NAD(P)H-dependent oxidoreductase subunit E, whose protein sequence is MIETFKTIAQQYRQNEGNVVSLLQDTQEVFGYIPREAIDYFSQTLGIAPSRFFGVVTFYAQFRMRPPGRHKITACCGTACHVRGSDRILNSLRLELKLEPGEDTTQDSEFTLEQVNCVGACSIAPVLIVDKKVHGKAVTDKILKELRALKAPSYDEK, encoded by the coding sequence ATGATAGAAACATTTAAAACCATAGCGCAGCAATACCGGCAGAACGAGGGGAATGTGGTCTCTCTTCTGCAGGATACGCAGGAAGTCTTCGGGTACATACCAAGAGAGGCAATAGACTACTTCTCCCAGACCCTCGGCATTGCGCCAAGCCGCTTCTTCGGAGTTGTAACCTTTTATGCCCAGTTCCGCATGAGGCCGCCAGGCAGGCATAAGATAACTGCCTGTTGCGGAACCGCCTGTCATGTCCGCGGGTCAGACCGCATCCTCAACAGCCTCAGGCTCGAGCTGAAACTTGAACCGGGCGAAGACACCACACAAGACAGTGAGTTCACCCTCGAGCAGGTAAACTGCGTTGGGGCCTGCAGTATTGCACCGGTTCTCATTGTGGACAAAAAGGTCCACGGCAAAGCAGTCACAGACAAGATCCTGAAGGAACTCCGTGCACTGAAAGCCCCCTCCTATGACGAAAAATAA
- a CDS encoding CBS domain-containing protein, whose translation MKVKELLETKGKEVFSMDASSSVEDAIRFMDSKKISAIIITEKDGTAGIFTERDVVRCYIGKRDRRFHDIPVSENMTKNLMVAELSDDLNSVMAVMVEKNIRHLPVVDKGKVIGMLSIRDIVLSQVHKMTTEIHYLKDYIAGY comes from the coding sequence ATGAAAGTCAAGGAACTGCTCGAGACAAAGGGGAAAGAGGTCTTTTCGATGGACGCATCTAGCAGCGTGGAGGATGCGATCCGGTTTATGGACAGCAAAAAGATCAGCGCGATCATCATTACCGAAAAAGACGGCACTGCAGGGATCTTCACGGAGCGCGATGTCGTCCGCTGCTACATCGGCAAGCGTGACAGAAGGTTCCACGATATCCCGGTAAGCGAAAACATGACAAAAAATCTCATGGTCGCAGAACTCAGCGACGACCTCAACAGCGTCATGGCTGTCATGGTCGAAAAGAACATCCGCCATCTCCCTGTTGTTGACAAAGGAAAAGTGATCGGCATGCTCTCGATCAGGGATATCGTTCTGTCCCAGGTCCACAAAATGACCACCGAGATCCACTATCTCAAGGATTATATCGCAGGATATTAA
- a CDS encoding cyclic nucleotide-binding domain-containing protein — protein sequence MMSVQELMPQVLLEGLDNSELEILRPMVSMIRLLKDEHVFREKGICKGIHMIRSGRIEISKTTTDGWKQPLVILSPGNFLGEIATLEKSDHATDARALDHAELILFPKEAYEELEKTQPQIMLKIIKNIAIVSALNVRRMNEKFLKALVNY from the coding sequence ATGATGTCAGTGCAGGAGTTAATGCCTCAGGTATTGCTGGAAGGTCTCGATAATTCGGAGCTTGAAATACTCCGGCCTATGGTATCCATGATTAGACTTCTCAAGGACGAGCATGTCTTCCGGGAGAAGGGCATATGCAAAGGCATACATATGATCAGGAGCGGAAGGATAGAGATATCCAAGACCACAACAGACGGATGGAAGCAGCCGCTTGTAATCCTGAGCCCCGGGAACTTCCTCGGTGAGATAGCCACCCTTGAAAAATCAGACCACGCTACGGACGCGAGGGCTCTCGATCATGCAGAGCTTATCCTGTTTCCCAAGGAGGCATATGAAGAACTGGAAAAAACACAGCCTCAGATCATGCTTAAGATCATAAAAAATATTGCGATCGTCTCGGCCCTCAATGTACGGCGCATGAATGAGAAATTCCTGAAGGCACTGGTGAATTATTAG
- the fdhF gene encoding formate dehydrogenase subunit alpha: MNRKIEKTVRLRINSQVVDVTKGRTILEAAKEIGIYIPALCNHPMISQSGACRVCIVEVNGTPVTSCTTLVEKDMEVITNSPYIEDLRRDTIDLILSDHPYDCMVCQKTGECELQELAYSYNIRKPLFSGERRIYDKKDGNRFIERDMEKCILCGRCVKICDEVQGVGAIDFAYKGFGTKVCPPFERDLDCEFCGQCVMACPTGALVGRDWIGKGRYWKIREVDTTCSYCGVGCSITLHVKNNEIIRVSSRPDSVVNKGLLCVKGRFGYSFVSSPDRLKQPLIRKDGRLQTASWEEALDYAADRLKKIKEAHGPDAITGLSSARCTTEENYLFQKFMRAAVGTNNVDHCARLUHAATVASLATIFGSGAMTNSIREIEGNEVIFIIGSNTKEAHPVIANAMIRAHRRGAKIIVADPRKLAMCRFAGIWLRQRPGTDIALLNSISHVILAEGLHNSDFIEAQTRQFDVWKKSVEEFTPEAGEKITGVPREKIIEAARLYGGSRKAAIYYGMGITQHVNGTANVNAIANLALLTGNIGREFTGINALRGQNNVQGACDAGCLPNVFPGYQRVGISEIQEKFEETWGRPLSAAPGIAASEIPHRAIEGSIRAAYVMGENPVLGDANVSHTKKGFEALELLIVQDIFLTETGRLADVVFPSSCFAEKYGTFINTERRVQRVRKALAAPGQARDDSWVIAELSRRMGYEMNCSSPEGVFEELGSLWPALEGISYTRIESRGIQWPCPTKNHPGTEYLYKGGFPRGRAIFTPAAFETQKERIDPEYPFILNTGRNLFQYHFGSMTRRVQPLENHAGEAYIEIHPDDAVRLSIGDNGRSKVSSSQGSIVIKARITDRVSPGTVFIPMHYAEAAVNMLTSDTRIDSISKTPGFKITAVRVEPVREGE; this comes from the coding sequence ATGAACAGAAAAATAGAGAAAACCGTCAGGCTCAGGATCAACAGCCAGGTCGTTGATGTCACCAAAGGCAGAACGATTCTCGAGGCAGCAAAGGAGATCGGCATCTATATCCCGGCGCTCTGCAACCACCCGATGATCAGCCAGTCTGGCGCATGCAGGGTCTGCATCGTTGAGGTGAATGGGACCCCGGTAACGTCCTGCACCACCCTGGTCGAAAAGGATATGGAAGTCATCACGAATTCTCCCTACATTGAAGACCTCAGGAGGGACACCATTGACCTGATCCTGAGCGACCACCCCTACGACTGCATGGTCTGTCAGAAGACCGGCGAGTGTGAACTGCAGGAGCTTGCCTATTCATACAATATCAGGAAGCCCCTCTTCAGCGGGGAGCGAAGAATATATGACAAGAAGGACGGCAACCGTTTCATAGAGCGCGACATGGAAAAGTGCATCCTCTGCGGACGGTGTGTAAAGATCTGCGATGAGGTCCAGGGCGTAGGAGCGATCGATTTCGCATACAAGGGCTTCGGCACCAAGGTATGCCCTCCGTTTGAGCGGGACCTCGACTGCGAGTTCTGCGGCCAGTGCGTTATGGCATGTCCGACCGGCGCCCTTGTCGGCAGGGACTGGATCGGCAAAGGAAGATACTGGAAGATACGGGAGGTAGACACCACCTGCTCGTACTGCGGCGTCGGCTGCAGCATTACGCTTCACGTGAAGAACAATGAGATCATCAGGGTCTCTTCACGGCCGGACAGTGTTGTGAACAAGGGGCTGCTCTGCGTAAAAGGCAGGTTCGGGTACAGTTTTGTATCAAGCCCTGACAGACTTAAGCAGCCGCTCATCAGAAAAGACGGCAGGCTTCAGACTGCGTCATGGGAAGAGGCCCTGGATTATGCTGCAGATAGATTAAAAAAGATCAAAGAAGCGCATGGTCCTGATGCCATTACCGGGCTTTCTTCTGCGCGCTGCACGACTGAAGAGAATTACCTTTTTCAGAAGTTCATGCGCGCGGCAGTCGGCACGAACAATGTCGACCACTGCGCCCGGCTTTGACACGCCGCCACGGTGGCCAGTCTGGCCACCATCTTCGGTTCTGGGGCAATGACCAATTCGATCCGCGAAATCGAAGGCAACGAAGTGATCTTCATCATCGGGTCAAACACCAAGGAAGCCCACCCGGTCATAGCAAACGCCATGATCAGGGCGCACAGAAGAGGAGCGAAGATCATTGTCGCTGACCCGCGGAAGTTGGCCATGTGCCGCTTTGCCGGGATATGGCTCAGGCAGAGGCCCGGAACTGACATCGCGCTCCTCAACAGTATCAGCCATGTTATTCTTGCAGAGGGGCTGCACAACAGCGACTTCATCGAGGCCCAGACCCGTCAATTTGACGTCTGGAAGAAGAGCGTAGAGGAGTTCACGCCTGAGGCCGGAGAAAAGATCACCGGAGTGCCCAGAGAAAAGATCATAGAGGCAGCACGGCTCTATGGCGGATCAAGGAAGGCTGCAATCTATTACGGGATGGGTATTACACAGCATGTAAACGGGACAGCAAATGTAAACGCGATCGCAAACCTTGCACTTCTGACAGGAAATATCGGCAGGGAGTTCACGGGTATTAATGCACTGCGCGGCCAGAACAACGTGCAGGGCGCCTGCGATGCAGGCTGTCTGCCGAATGTATTTCCCGGGTATCAGAGGGTCGGCATCTCCGAAATTCAGGAGAAGTTTGAGGAAACATGGGGAAGGCCGCTTTCAGCCGCACCTGGTATTGCCGCTTCCGAAATCCCGCACAGGGCCATCGAAGGCAGCATCAGGGCTGCGTATGTGATGGGTGAAAACCCTGTGCTTGGCGATGCCAATGTCAGCCATACAAAGAAAGGGTTTGAGGCGCTCGAACTGCTTATTGTTCAGGACATCTTTCTGACAGAGACAGGCAGGCTCGCAGACGTGGTCTTCCCCTCTTCCTGTTTTGCTGAAAAATACGGCACCTTTATCAATACGGAAAGAAGGGTGCAGCGGGTAAGAAAGGCACTCGCAGCACCGGGGCAGGCAAGGGACGATTCCTGGGTCATTGCAGAACTTTCCCGAAGAATGGGATATGAAATGAATTGCAGTTCTCCTGAGGGCGTGTTTGAGGAACTCGGCAGTCTCTGGCCGGCGCTTGAGGGCATTAGCTATACAAGGATCGAATCGCGGGGCATACAGTGGCCCTGCCCTACCAAGAACCATCCGGGAACCGAGTATCTCTATAAAGGCGGATTTCCCCGGGGAAGGGCAATCTTCACCCCTGCAGCCTTTGAAACGCAGAAAGAACGGATTGACCCGGAGTATCCCTTCATCCTCAATACGGGAAGAAATCTTTTTCAGTATCACTTCGGCTCCATGACGCGCAGGGTTCAGCCTCTTGAAAACCATGCAGGAGAGGCGTATATTGAAATACATCCCGATGATGCAGTACGGCTCTCGATCGGCGATAACGGGCGCTCAAAAGTCTCATCTTCACAGGGGAGTATTGTGATAAAGGCCAGAATCACGGACCGGGTAAGCCCGGGAACTGTCTTCATTCCCATGCATTATGCCGAGGCTGCCGTAAACATGCTGACGAGCGATACCCGTATCGACTCGATTTCAAAAACACCCGGATTCAAGATCACCGCGGTCAGGGTAGAACCTGTCAGGGAAGGAGAATAA
- a CDS encoding 4Fe-4S binding protein, whose translation MTEPQTIAIKVCLGTSGKASGGADVLSIFQKLIQLNGIEAQINKKCSYTGVGCRGFCSKDVLVDVIMNNQKVTYQSVKPTMVERIVTEHILEGTPVAEWLTKEDYESFQSRQHKIVLGPCGEIDPESIDDYLGMKGYRAAQKAISKMRRDEVIKKVIQSGLRGRGGSGFSTGTKWEICKAQPDQTKYIICNVGEVNRPLAEGNPHAIIEGLLIGGYAIGSEKGFIYIRERYHLSVERLRRAIAQAKDKGFIGRNIFGTDFSFDIEFSFGTEAFICGEETALMESIEGKRAMPRVRPPFPVQKGLWGKPTVINNAETFSNIPLIIGKGARWFSSIGTKESTGTKVFTLSGKVKNVGLVEIPMGMPFRDIVYGIGGGMEGERALKAVQVGGPSGGLIPAAMLDIGLDYENLSKIGSIVGSGGMVVFNEDDCIVSITKFFMEFLQRESCGKCPPCRIGTKRMLELLTKITEGMAEYNDLATLERLSGLMKTSSLCGLGRSASNPFITGLNHFRDEYLAHIKEKRCPAGVCTALITFSILEDKCKGCTLCKKVCPAGAVSGEVKKSHRIDAAACIKCGACYKACKFKAIRKQ comes from the coding sequence ATGACTGAACCACAAACAATTGCGATAAAGGTCTGTCTCGGCACTTCAGGAAAAGCATCCGGGGGCGCAGACGTTCTGAGTATTTTTCAGAAGCTTATTCAACTGAACGGCATTGAAGCGCAGATCAATAAGAAGTGCAGCTATACGGGAGTCGGCTGCAGAGGCTTCTGTTCCAAGGACGTGCTCGTCGACGTCATCATGAACAACCAGAAGGTTACCTATCAGTCTGTCAAGCCGACCATGGTCGAGCGGATTGTAACCGAACATATCCTTGAAGGGACACCTGTTGCCGAATGGCTCACCAAAGAAGATTACGAATCCTTTCAGAGCAGACAGCATAAGATTGTACTCGGTCCGTGCGGCGAGATAGACCCGGAGAGCATTGATGACTACCTCGGCATGAAGGGTTACCGGGCCGCACAAAAGGCGATCTCGAAGATGAGGCGTGATGAAGTGATAAAGAAGGTCATCCAGTCAGGGCTCAGGGGAAGAGGCGGAAGCGGCTTCTCGACAGGCACAAAATGGGAGATCTGCAAGGCCCAGCCTGATCAGACGAAATACATCATCTGCAATGTGGGCGAGGTGAACAGGCCGCTGGCTGAAGGCAACCCGCACGCCATTATTGAAGGCCTCCTGATCGGCGGCTACGCGATCGGGTCGGAAAAAGGGTTCATCTATATACGGGAGCGGTACCATCTGTCTGTTGAACGGCTCAGGCGTGCGATTGCCCAGGCAAAGGATAAGGGGTTCATCGGCAGGAACATCTTCGGCACGGATTTCAGTTTTGATATTGAGTTCAGTTTCGGGACAGAGGCCTTCATCTGCGGCGAGGAGACCGCGCTGATGGAATCGATCGAGGGCAAGAGGGCCATGCCGAGGGTCAGACCGCCCTTCCCTGTGCAGAAAGGGCTCTGGGGAAAACCGACGGTTATCAATAATGCCGAGACCTTTTCGAACATTCCGCTTATCATCGGCAAAGGTGCGCGCTGGTTCTCGTCCATCGGGACAAAAGAGAGCACCGGCACGAAGGTCTTTACCCTGTCGGGCAAGGTGAAGAATGTCGGACTGGTCGAGATCCCAATGGGCATGCCGTTCCGGGATATTGTGTATGGCATCGGCGGCGGCATGGAAGGTGAGCGGGCACTGAAGGCAGTACAGGTCGGCGGCCCTTCAGGCGGCCTTATCCCTGCCGCGATGCTCGACATTGGACTTGACTACGAAAATCTCTCGAAGATCGGAAGCATCGTCGGCTCGGGCGGCATGGTTGTCTTCAACGAAGACGACTGCATCGTCTCGATCACAAAGTTCTTTATGGAATTTCTGCAAAGGGAATCCTGTGGCAAATGTCCACCCTGCAGGATCGGCACAAAAAGAATGCTTGAACTGCTCACAAAGATCACCGAAGGCATGGCTGAATATAACGATCTTGCAACACTGGAACGGTTAAGCGGCCTGATGAAGACCTCATCTCTCTGCGGCCTCGGCAGGAGCGCTTCGAACCCGTTCATCACCGGGCTGAACCATTTCCGCGACGAGTACCTGGCGCATATTAAAGAGAAGAGATGTCCTGCCGGCGTCTGCACCGCGCTGATAACGTTTTCTATTCTTGAAGACAAATGCAAGGGCTGCACGCTCTGCAAAAAGGTCTGCCCTGCAGGGGCTGTCTCCGGAGAGGTGAAGAAGTCGCACCGGATCGATGCGGCTGCCTGCATAAAGTGCGGGGCCTGTTATAAGGCCTGCAAGTTCAAGGCGATCAGAAAACAATGA
- a CDS encoding NAD(P)H-dependent oxidoreductase subunit E produces MRLQDLLTPEGRNIKLIMIMEHKLKAILDTHMKSKGTLITLLQQTEAAFGYLPEEAVGWFSKKLDIPESRFFGIATFYSQFHLKPTGKNTITVCCGAACHIKGADKILEKVRSALSLGKGEDTTGDLSFTVQNATCIGACSIAPVAILNNQVYGNMDAEQVVKLVKGFEQEGEYTGFEYD; encoded by the coding sequence GTGCGCTTACAGGACCTTCTGACGCCGGAAGGCCGAAATATCAAGTTAATCATGATCATGGAACATAAACTCAAAGCCATTCTCGACACTCATATGAAGTCGAAGGGTACCCTTATTACGCTGCTTCAGCAGACAGAGGCGGCATTCGGCTATCTTCCCGAGGAAGCAGTCGGCTGGTTTTCCAAAAAGCTCGATATCCCGGAAAGCAGATTCTTCGGCATAGCCACCTTCTATTCCCAGTTCCATCTTAAACCGACCGGCAAAAACACCATAACCGTATGTTGCGGTGCTGCCTGCCACATAAAAGGCGCGGATAAAATCCTTGAAAAAGTCAGATCAGCGCTCAGTCTCGGCAAAGGAGAAGACACCACCGGGGACCTCTCCTTTACCGTCCAGAATGCCACCTGTATCGGGGCCTGCAGCATTGCTCCTGTTGCTATCCTGAATAATCAGGTATATGGCAACATGGATGCGGAACAGGTGGTGAAACTGGTGAAAGGCTTCGAACAGGAAGGCGAATATACAGGCTTTGAATATGACTGA